GCCCCTGCACACAGCCCCTGCGGGTGATAAGCATTAACCCTACCGGGAGGCTGTCAGTCTCGGTTTGAGGGTTAGAAATATTGGAACGAATAATTAGATTTCATATCGTTACCACAGCGCCAATCGGAGAATCAggcagattaatttttttcacccTCCTCTGCTCATTAATATTCATTAGAGACTCAGGAGGCCCAGCCCCGCCCTGCTGCGAGCTGCTGGCCCTGTCAGCGCAGCCGGGACGTGGGAGCCGCCGGTCACCCACCACAGCGGCAGCCTCACCCGGCCGCTCCCCAGCCCCCTGGCTGTGGCCCCTCTGAGCCGGCGGGACCCCCAGCTGGCGTCCTGCTCCGCAGCTGTGGGGTCCCCAGCTGTCTGCAAAAAGCAGGTTGGTGCCCAGAGCCGCTCTGTGATGGAGATGCTCTCCCCGGGGTTGGCCTGTGGCCACTGCGGACCTGGGGCCCCAGTGGACCTCAGCCTTCTGGGCCCAAATGCGCAGCCCTTGCCTGCTGTGTCCTGCCGGCCgcagggcagtggggggggggggctcctgtcTTCTGTGCTGGTTGCACACAGGTGGGCATGGCTGGAAAGGAGGGGGTCACGCAGCTTGGTGCTTCCTGATGCCCTGGCAGGGCTGAGAAGCAGCCTTGACCACCCAGCCCCACTGTCGGGAGCCGTGGCAGGACGGTGGCAGGTCTGTGACAAGCACCAGCCTTGGGTCACAGCTCCGAGGAGGGACACCGCCTCTGTGTAGAGGGCAGGCGTGGGTGCAGACTGCTTCTGCCTCCATGGCCAGGCCACACCCACTGGCCACGCTGCCTCAGCCTTGCTGGGAGTTTCCGCAGGAGTGCTCGGCTTGGGGGCCTGCGTCTGCcgccggggtgggggaggtgcgGGCAGAGTGGACGGGGTGCCACGCCTGGACtggaccccagagcccagggaagTACCTGCGCTTGTGCCTCGCAGGGAGGTGCCCCGAATCTGAGGATACTGTCCCACCGTGGGGGTGTCCCAGCCGGCAGCTGCGTGGTCCCCTGGGGTGCACAGAACCACCCAGCCTGGGAGGCAGCGTTTCCAAGCAAGACTGGTTTTCCAGTACGCGGTCCCTGTGTACCACTTCTGAATAAAATGCACTTGTTTGCATAAAACAAATGTACCCCGAAGTGGGTGCGTGCTGTGCCTTTGCCCACAGTGCCTGGGGGCGGAGCTTGGGCTCCCCTGTTCAGAGAAGCCGGCCCAGTCCCAGGTCCGGCACTGGGGCAGAGGGCCCGGGTGTGGCAGCAGTCACCCCGACCTCCTAGGGCAAAGCAAGGCCAGGGTTCCGTCTCTCCTGGAGCCTTCCCCAGACCGGTGCTGGTCTCCTCACCGCGCTGTGGGACCCGGCTGTGGAGCGGGACCGCAggcagccctccctccccagcaccagGCTCCGTATACCTCCTCTCCTGCTGGGGTGGCCCTGGGTGTCAACAATcagggacccccccacccccccactctgcAGGCCCCGGCAGCAGCCTCATGGGCTGAGCCCAGAGCACTCTTGTCTTTCAGGCTTGTAGACCGAGCCAGGGAGAGGCCAAGGCTGGGCGAGCCTCGTTCTGGGGTGAGCCTCGCTCCCgtttctcccacctccccaccctgtcCTCGAGGTGGGAGAAGGGCTAAGCCCACACATGAATGTCCGTCTCTGGGAGCCTCAGGGAGGCTGAGCCAGCCTCAGCACGGGGGCCTCGGCTCTGGGCCCAGGAGGATGTTCTAGTGTCTGCCGTGTGCTGGCCTCAGGACAGAGAGGCCTGCTGTGCCCTGCAGCAGGTGGGGAACGCGCCGTGCCTCGGGGAGGACAGAGGAGCCCCCTCTAAGGAGACATTAACGCCCCTCGGCCTCAGCTCACGGACCTAGCTCACTGTGGGGGCCTGCATGGGGGCAGCCCGTGCTCGCTCCGGCCCATGCCCCCACAGGCTGCCCCGTTGCACTCCGCAGCCGGCCCGAGCAGGGAGGCAGGGCGAGAGCCCAGATCTGGGTGCGAATCCCCTCTCCGCCGCTCCCTGGGCCGCGGTTTCTAAGCAAGCCCAATGCCCCGGGCATGGAAGGGGCCGGCTGCTGGCTGCGTTGGTGGGAGGACTCCCTGCCACCGGCTCGGCCTCTTCCCTCGGCGCCGTGCAGGACCCCCGGGCGGGCTCTTCCCATGTCTGTCCTTGACGggtcctcttcctctccccagggcGCTGCCCGGACGCTGCTGCTGGAGGACGAGCACTGCTGGCTGCGGTCGCTGCCCCAGGCCCTGACCCAGGCCGAAGCCAACGCGGAGATCTACAGGAAGGGTTGGTATCATGGCGCTTCCCTCGCGGCCTTCCGGCAGGTGGGGGTCACTCAGCTGGCCCTGGCTGGCCCTTAAAGGGACAGCAGCCTGCTGGCCCCAGCAGAGTAGGTGAGCTAGGGCCAGGCCTTGGGGCCTCCTGATGGAGGAGGTCAGCCCCAGGATCGCAGGGGGCTGGCATGCTGCGGCTCTCCCCGGGTCTCTAGCAGACCGCCAGGGTCAGCAGAGAATCCCAGGCCCCAGGGGCCGAGTGCATGCTAGACCACAGTCCTGTGCAGTCCACCGTGCtccaggaagggcaggagggccACATTCAGACCCAGCCACGTGAGGCCGGGCCACATCCCCTGGCCTTCGCGGGCCTGTTTCTGGCCTTGCCCCCCGTACCTTCTAGAAGGAGTGACtcgggagggagggaaggacccCCCCCGACACACACTGTTCGGTTCCGGGAGCTCAGGCCCCTCAGATGTGAGGCgggggcctcctccctccccaaggGGATGACGTCAGGACAGAACAGGACAGTTTCTGCAGCCACGCCAGGTTGGGCCAGCACCGCCGTCGGGAGGGTGTGTGCCCTGTGACCACAGGAGGTGACCTAGTTCCCCTGTGGGGGGCTCTGCTTTGCTGGAAtgtttctggggtggggggagcacggCCACGTTGCGTCCCCGCACGCGGTACATTCGCGGCGGCATGCTCCCAGAGGAGACAAGCTCTGTCCCATGGGCAGCTCTCATTTCCGGAGGGAGCCAGAGGCCGTCCGGGGCAGGCCAGGGGCACATGCCCAGCCCGGCGGGCCTTAACGGGCAGCCCCCTCTCCGGCTCAGTTCCCCCCAGGAGTCTCCTTGGCTTGCTGGAGGTGGAGTGTGGGAACCTGGGCCACactccccttctctgtcccctgcaaggaccccagcccccacccatgAAGGGGTGCTGGGACGTGCCGTCAGCCCTGGGTATGTTAACCCGGCCAGGACGCAGGCCAGTTAGTGCTGCGTggcctgccccttcccaccccggTCAGCAGGGCTCCAGCCCCTGTCCGCCAGACAGGACAAGGTCCTCACAGAGGACAGGCGTGAGTTTGGGCTGGGAGGTGGAGGGCAGGGCTGCAGCTCTGGGTGTGGGGTTCCTGGTGGCCTCAAGCCCAAGCCAGAGGGCAGGCGAGTGCCTGGGAGGTTGGCTGGAGCTGCCCCCTGCCGGCCACCACAGGAACGACCGCTCTCAggggagcagtggggagtggAGGGCCCGCCGGGCACCCAGCTCTGTTGCCTGTCCCCCAGGCCACCGCTCTCCTGGACACCAGGGCAGCCGTGTGGGCGCCCCTCGGGGCCCCCCATGAGGCGGTCGCTCCTATAGGCAGGATGGTCATTACAGAGACGGGCCTGGCCCAGCCGTGGGCCTGGCTCCATTCCCGCCCGCATTCAGAACCCTGGTCTCCAGGAGAGGGCCACGCAGAGGGGCTCAGAACGGGAGGGTGAGTCGCCTGCAGCCCTCCAGTCACCAAGGCTTTCACCCCCACAGATGAGGCCCTCTGGTGCAGACTCACCAAGCCAGTGCCTGCCGGCGGACAGCTGAGCGTGCTGCTCATGGCGGCTGAGCCCGGGCCCCCCTCCAGCCACGCTGTGAAGACGCCAGCAGAGCCCGGGGGCCCGGCCCCCGCCGACATCCAGCTCCTGCCGCAGCAGGCCGGCATGGCGTCCATCCTGGCCACAGCAGTCATCAACAGTGAGTACACGACGCGTgcgccctgggctctggggctgaGCACTGGGACCTGAGCGGCGGAGGCCATGCTGCAGCCGATGAGTGTGGGGGACAGGGGCAGGCCCTAGGGGCCATCCCCACAGGGTCCCCCGGCCCCACCTGCTCTCCCCCTGCAGCTGGGCAAGGAGCAGGATACGTGTCCATGGTGGGGTGCTGTGCAGCAGCCTGGCTCCCAGCCGGCAGAGGCCAGGACCGTGTCCACTCGCCCGTGTCCACTACAGGGCCCGGCCTCCCCTGGGCAGAGCCTCGCcgggggaacacctgggtgggAGACTCGCTTGCTCCCTGTGGGGTGCTCGGGGTCGGACCGCGGCTGCGCACAGAGTAGGGCTTCCTCTGCGCGCCACACACACCAACCAAGGGGTCCAGGCTCCAGGGTTGCCCAGCCGGCCCCCCGCATGGCACAGCTCACGACATGGGGGCACAATCAGAGGATGGCAGTGGCCAACTTTGTTCGGAGCGCTTGGGCCCGAGCCAGCAACGTGGTTCTACCAGCGTGGCGCCAGGCGAGGGCCCACACTTCCTCTGGGAGCCACGGGCACTCGGGCCGAGTCCGCTCCCGCGGCCGAGATCCCCGGGCCATGAGGGGTGGCAAAGGCAGGGCCGCAGGACGGGAAAGAAGAGATGTTGAAGCCCCACACGAGGCAGGCTTGCAGCACAGGCTGGACGGGGACCTGCCGTGGCTCGCGCGGAGCACCATGGCCCCCACCAAAGGGGAGCCCCGGAGGCGGCACCTGAGGGCAGTGGGGGTGCGCGGCATCCTGGCTGTGGAGACACCCAGGGCAGAGAAAGGACCACGGAGCTgagtgggcaggagggagggtgTGGAGGGGACGTGGCTTGCGTCACTCAGTCTCGGGTGATGCCCATGTGCATCTGTGACTGGTGGAAATGACTTGGGGGAGGCACGAGCCGCAGGTGGATATTCACCCCCAGAGCCCTCCAGGGAGAGCACGGGTCCTCTGCGGGGACTGGGCGCAGGGGACCGAGGGGCTGCTGAGCAGGCACAACCCATCCAGACACCGCGGTTGCAGGGGGGGAGACAGGAAGGGGCTCTCCGGGCCCGGAAGATCCCGCTCCCCGCAGCCGCCAGGAGCAGTGCCCGGAGTGACCCAGCAAGGTCCGTCCAGTCCCCAGCACGGAGCCAGCCTCACCCCCGCCGGCCCCATCCTCTGTCCTGGCTGCTCGGAGGGGGCCAAGGGAGTCCAAGGTGCTGGGATGGCTTCCCCCGCTTGGGTCTGACGCTTTGGTGTCCACACGTCACCCAGAAACAGCAGGACCGTGGCCACCGTGGGCTACACGCCGTACGCGCCctactcccttccccccagcaccCGCCTCTGCCTCGAGCGCTAGAATAGCTTCCGTACAGAGTCCACCATACCTGGTCTAAGTCAGACCcaacctccctgggcctctgtctTCTCACCTGTGCAGTGAGATCGTAGTAACACAGGTGTCTGCGCAGGTCACCCGCATGCACCAGCGGGACTCGGCCCTGGtcagccctggggcagggggaccATGAATGTCCTCGCTAAACCTCAGACCTACGTCCAGGGCTCGAGCGGGCATCTGaggccctgcccctctccccacccacagcCAGCAGCACCCTtcccagccccggccccggccccacaGGGACAGAAACAAACCCACCAGGTGCTTTCAGGCTACAGTTCGAGCTCAGCGCCTCAGCCAACGAACAGAGCTGCCCTGAGGCCCCCAAATCAGAGGAACacgagagggaggaggagggtccCCTCTGCCGTAACTGGGGACCCAGGATACATCTGACGCCGGCGTGAGAACCGGGTCCTAAGCTGCACTAGAGCCTGGACACGTCCTAGGGCCCAGAACGAGGCCTCTGCTGCCCTGTCTTCAGCCAAGGGGCAGCGGGCCGTGGAGCAGAGACAGACAGCTTTCCTCACCATCCGGCTAGGAGGACCCCAAGAACCACCCACGAGAAAAACCTGCCCAGCTGGGAAAACCCTGCACCCCTGCCACCTGAGCTCCTACAAACCAAAGTCACAGGCCTCCCGTCTGAGATAAACGTGCAGAATTAAGCAGTCCTGACCCATCGGTAGCGGATGTGAAACcacggggggggcggggggagttaAGAGGGGGAGGGCTCCTCTCCCTCCGCAGCCCCCGGCCGCCCCCTCGAGGCCGCCCGGAGCCATGCTCTGCTCTCGTCCTCTTGCCCACGGGCGTCACGGGTGTCCGCACCTGGCCCCTCGGACGGGCTCCCCTGCGCACACTCAGGGTCTCCTCCACAGGGGCCCAGGTCGCTGCCCGCCCTCCCACCCGCTCACAGCCCTCCAGCCCCGGCAGGGACCTGCCTGCCCTCACCGCCACGTGGCCACCCCTGCCGGGTTACACGCGCCAGGTCACACGTACAGCACGGCAGCCGTCCAGCCTCCCTCCATCGGGGGTCTGTGGGCACGGCCAcacccctccctctggcccccacAGAGGCTCTGGCTTCTTTCTGCGGGGGGGCTCACTGCTAGGAGGCAGCATGGGGGCCGGCCTGCGGGGGCGTTACTCAAAGACCCCCATCCATGCGGTCCGACGGCATCCtggagagcgagagaaagagaaccCGAGTTCTCAAGGGACAGAGCGTGAGCAGCAGTGACCAGGAGGGAgggccccccgccccgccattcCTGCATCTCACTTCTCGGGATGTCAGAGGCCACGCGTGCAAAGCCATCTGCTTCTGGAGGCTCACTGCCTGGCCTTGAACTGTGGGCAGCCCCCCCGCTACGGTGCCCCCTCAGCCTGCGCCCACCTCTCCCCCAACAGAAGACGTCTTCCCCTGCAAAGACTGTGGCATCTGGTACCGCAGCGAGAGGAACCTCCAAGCCCACCTGCTGTACTACTGTGCCAGCCGCCAGAGCACCGGTGCTGTGGCCGCAGCCGCCGACGACAAGCCCAAGGAGACCTACCCCAACGAGCGCgtctgcccctttccccagtgCCGCAAGAGCTGTCCCAGCGCCAGCTCCCTGGAGATCCACATGCGCAGCCACAGCGGTGAGCCCCTCCCCAGGACCCCCGCTGTCTGCAGCAGGGCGTgcgtgccccccccccaagcaaTGCATTTCTGTCCCCTCCGGCCCCCAGCTGCCCGCCCTGCCACAGACCTGTGTGGCCCTCCCACCGCACCCCAGTGCTCCTGCAGCACATGGCCCACTTGTGCTCATCAGAAGGGTCAGCTCGGGGCCGGGCCCTTGCCACAGTCCCAGGACACAaggggcagagaaggcagagttcacacagacacccccccccccgccccatgtcACAGGTCCTTGGCCAGCTGGGCTCCAGGAGCCCACCCCTCACTCAGCCCTGTGTTCCAGGAGAACGGCCCTTCATCTGTCTGATCTGCCTGTCGGCCTTTACCACCAAGGCCAACTGTGAGAGGCACCTGAAGGTGCACACAGACACGCTAAGCGGTAGGTGGGGGCCgggaaggggccgggggtggggggcacctgccCCAGGGCCCTGACAGCACAGCCTGCCTGCAGGTGTCTGCCACAGCTGTGGCTTCATCTCCACCACAAGGGACATCCTCTACAGCCACCTGGTGACCAACCACATGGTCTGCCAGCCGGGGTCCAAGGCTGAGATCTACTCGCCAGGGGCCGGGCACCCCGCTGCCAAGCTCCCCCCAGGTGAGGCCCTGGGCTCCCCATGAGGACTGGGCAGGGATGGGGCTGGTCCATGGCCGCCAGGGGTGAATGTCAATCTTGGCCCTCCACCACCTCTGCCCAGTCCAGCTGTCCCTTTcccgccctccccctcctcaggtCTGGCCCAGGGAGGTCCTGCTCCAGCCCTGAAGTGTGGCCCCTGGGGTCTCCCTGCAGACAGTCTGGCCAGCTTCCAGCAGCCCACGGCCCTGCACGGCCCCCTGGCTTCTACCGACGTCGGTCTGGCGCCCACCCCATCGCCAGGACTGGACAGGAAGGCCCCAGTGGAGACCACCAATGGAGAGGCCAGAGCCACCCCCCAGAACGGGGGCAGCAGCGAGCCCCCGGCAGCGCCCCGGGCCATCAAGACCGAGGCTGCCACGGAAGAGCCCGAGGCGGAGCCAGGGCCTCCGGCCGCATCGCGGACACCGTCCCCGCCCAGCCCCGCCGCGGCCAGGGTGAAGGCCGAGCTGTCCAGCCCCACGCCGGACTGCAGCCCCGGCCCGGGCGAGCTGGGGCTGGCGGCCGGCGCGCTCTTCCTGCCGCAGTTCGCCGCGGCGCCGCCGGCCTCCGAGATCCTGGCCAAGATGTCCGAGCTGGTGCACAGCCGGCTGCAGGCGGGCGCGGGGGCGCCGGCCGGGCTCTTCGCGGGGGCCCCCAAGGGCGCCACGTGCTTCGAGTGCGACATCACCTTCAACAACGTCAACAACTTCTACGTGCACAAGCGCCTCTACTGCTCCGGCCGCCGCGCGCCCGACGACGGGGCCCCCGCGCGCAGGCCCAAggcgcccccggcccccgcccgcgCGCCTCCCGGCCCCCCGCCCGCAGACGCCGACGCGGGACGTGCGTCGCCTCGCACCGGGACGCGCGAGGACGAGGCGGGCTGCGCGGCCACCCCCGAGGCGGAGCCCGAGGCGGAGGCGGGCAGCCGGGGCAG
The DNA window shown above is from Mustela nigripes isolate SB6536 chromosome 17, MUSNIG.SB6536, whole genome shotgun sequence and carries:
- the ZFPM1 gene encoding LOW QUALITY PROTEIN: zinc finger protein ZFPM1 (The sequence of the model RefSeq protein was modified relative to this genomic sequence to represent the inferred CDS: inserted 3 bases in 2 codons), producing MSRRKQSNPRQIKRSLGDVEAAEEAQAMDGTRLPEPEAGVPEPEPEPEPPTPSSPDANPPSRPSPPPPTPPGGPQEMEGQEPDTRLEEESGVSWSGPDELELLRKDGQSCVRARHNLAEGLSWGPFRGNVHSKVSSPGQLEPGAARTLLLEDEHCWLRSLPQALTQAEANAEIYRKDEALWCRLTKPVPAGGQLSVLLMAAEPGPPSSHAVKTPAEPGGPAPADIQLLPQQAGMASILATAVINKDVFPCKDCGIWYRSERNLQAHLLYYCASRQSTGAVAAAADDKPKETYPNERVCPFPQCRKSCPSASSLEIHMRSHSGERPFICLICLSAFTTKANCERHLKVHTDTLSGVCHSCGFISTTRDILYSHLVTNHMVCQPGSKAEIYSPGAGHPAAKLPPDSLASFQQPTALHGPLASTDVGLAPTPSPGLDRKAPVETTNGEARATPQNGGSSEPPAAPRAIKTEAATEEPEAEPGPPAASRTPSPPSPAAARVKAELSSPTPDCSPGPGELGLAAGALFLPQFAAAPPASEILAKMSELVHSRLQAGAGAPAGLFAGAPKGATCFECDITFNNVNNFYVHKRLYCSGRRAPDDGAPARRPKAPPAPARAPPGPPPADADAGRASPRTGTREDEAGCAATPEAEPEAEAGSRGSPSPGSGADEDDDPRRTLCEACNIHFSRHETYTVHKRYYCASRHDPPPRRPXPPGPPGPPAPAAPPVRTRRRRKLYELHAAGAAPPPAAGPAPLPPGPAPEPPAAASSSSSSSSPPPRPGSGSGSRGPDAADGPIDLSKKPRRQAALPAALPAALPAALPALADYHECTACRVSFHSLDAYLAHKKFSCPAAPRRLRAAPEDAAVVCPYCPPDGPVRGDLVEHLRLAHGLLLXPSPPAGARTPSPAAPRDGLNGREPREPGPGAPDGSPRPGPPPPPPSPGPDAGPPRPPTPPPRADKGVQTPGKAAPGGQRYCRLCNIRFSSLSTFIAHKKYYCASHAAEHGP